In a genomic window of Rhopalosiphum maidis isolate BTI-1 chromosome 4, ASM367621v3, whole genome shotgun sequence:
- the LOC113560419 gene encoding mitochondrial ribosome-associated GTPase 2 — translation MWSSSRIGRQVASAFVRGRHMQLLHQQILQHHQLQLQNQLQNQQHHCRYSSTADEAVAAPLRSTKKKSDRTPPKHLVDVKTVRAAGGRGGDGRVSFMKLFGNENAGPDGGDGGNGGHVVFRASENVTGLGHVGVELRAPAGERGYNKDCHGKCAVHEYVDVPVGTVIKDCDGRVVGDLSRPGVMFVAARGGAGGHGNRYFATDTEQAPEVAELGGAGEVLRYTLELSSIADFGLLGFPNAGKSTLLSAITRARPKVAPYPFTTLQPHVGVVQYDDQESVAVADLPGLIEDSHRDRGLGISFLRHVQRCTALLLVVDLSAPEPWTYVDVLRHEVRCFSAPVLDRPQLIVANKVDVDGARENLAELRRRLPDDEIVDISAKHGVNLERLLKHMKRVYDQRRKPAEADAVAAGFD, via the coding sequence ATGTGGTCGTCGTCCCGGATCGGTCGCCAAGTGGCTTCCGCGTTCGTACGCGGCCGTCACATGCAGCTGCTTCACCAGCAGATACTGCAGCACCACCAACTCCAGCTCCAGAACCAACTCCAAAACCAACAGCATCACTGTCGGTATTCCTCGACAGCGGACGAAGCGGTGGCCGCGCCACTGCGGAGCACCAAGAAAAAATCTGACCGGACGCCGCCCAAGCACCTGGTGGACGTGAAGACGGTCCGTGCGGCCGGCGGCCGCGGCGGCGACGGGCGCGTGTCGTTCATGAAATTGTTCGGTAACGAGAACGCGGGCCCGGACGGCGGTGATGGTGGTAACGGTGGCCACGTCGTGTTCCGGGCGTCCGAGAACGTCACCGGACTGGGGCACGTGGGCGTCGAGCTGAGGGCGCCCGCCGGCGAACGGGGCTACAACAAAGACTGCCATGGCAAGTGTGCGGTTCACGAGTACGTGGACGTGCCCGTGGGGACGGTGATCAAGGACTGCGACGGGCGCGTAGTCGGTGACCTGAGCCGGCCGGGCGTCATGTTCGTGGCGGCCAGGGGTGGGGCGGGTGGCCACGGGAACCGGTATTTCGCCACTGATACGGAGCAGGCACCCGAGGTGGCCGAACTGGGCGGCGCAGGCGAGGTACTCCGGTACACGCTGGAGTTGAGCAGCATCGCCGATTTCGGGCTGTTGGGATTCCCCAATGCGGGCAAGAGCACGTTGCTCAGCGCCATCACACGGGCCCGGCCCAAGGTGGCTCCGTACCCGTTCACCACGCTCCAGCCGCACGTGGGCGTGGTCCAGTACGACGATCAGGAGTCGGTGGCCGTGGCCGACCTTCCGGGGCTCATCGAGGACTCGCATCGCGACCGCGGCCTGGGCATATCGTTCTTGCGGCACGTGCAGCGGTGCACCGCGCTGCTGCTGGTTGTCGACCTGTCCGCGCCCGAGCCGTGGACGTACGTGGACGTGCTCCGGCACGAGGTAAGGTGCTTCTCAGCTCCGGTGCTCGACCGGCCGCAGTTGATCGTCGCCAACAAGGTGGATGTGGACGGTGCCCGCGAGAACCTGGCCGAGCTCAGGCGCCGTTTGCCCGACGACGAGATCGTCGATATATCCGCCAAGCACGGCGTCAACTTGGAGCGTCTGCTGAAGCACATGAAGCGAGTGTACGACCAACGGCGTAAACCTGCAGAAGCGGACGCTGTCGCCGCCGGTTTTGATTAG